A segment of the Brienomyrus brachyistius isolate T26 chromosome 4, BBRACH_0.4, whole genome shotgun sequence genome:
AGTAATTGCACCTTAAATAAGTTAACAAGTCAAATTGGTTTAACGGAATGAGGATTTTAAGGTCTGTGTCGTAGATATTAGTGCCATGTATGGATGACACCGTGCATTGAAATGCATTCACTATAACCCCATTCTGAGCCCACACCACAAGGAGGGGGGTCAGGATCTTACCAAGGGTCATTGCTCCCACTACAAATCCCTGAGCGGCTACCCGCATATGGATGAGGTGCACAGACATCTTCGTGTTCCCTCTGGTCTTCAGCTTATAGAGGCCGTAGGCCACGATTGATGCAAACCCTGCCATTCCTGATGTACAGAGTAGGAAAACACAGAGAATTCTTTATAGGACAAATACTCATTTCCCCACCAAAGCCCAAAATCAAGGCTCGCAAGCTTCGTTCGGCTATTCAAACAACATACGAAAAATACATTTCTCCAAATTTACACGATCTAATATAATATTCTACATCTAATACCTCATGTCACACATGGATATGAATAGTAGCCTTTACGGTTTATAACTACACTGCTAACATTTACTTTAAGGTGCCCTGGGCTTGGCAGACTAAATGATAATAAGAATAGGTATAATGTGCATACAAACCAATGGGGACAAAGGGGCTCTCCTTCGCCTTTCTCAGAAACTTTGACTCTGACTCATCGTAGGTCTCAATGGCAGACATGATGACTAATAAAAGACAATCGTTGTTATATTACTGAAAATTAAACTGGCACATTTCCGTATACTCGCATGCAAATCAGATGTTAACAAACTTCCGCGAGCATACGCATGTTTTATATGCGCCACGCAACAATCCAGAGTTCAGGACTGGAAGATGAAAGCTTACATTACATTGACAATAGATACATCTGAAAATACAACCAGTTAATACAGGCATATTAGGGCAAGAATCTAATTTAGGACTTTTAGTGTTgatttataataaataaatgttatttaggAGCTTAACAGGCTAACGTAAATGATATGAGTTATTTCATCATCCCAACATTTGTATTTCCTTACAAATGTAGAGAGACATTAGAAATAATAAAGACACGTCCTAAGTAAATTCTAATATTCTCATTTATCAGAAAAACCGATGGCATACGTTCCGGAtgacatgaaaatgaacttatCGTCTTATTGAGTAAGTCACCTACAGCCTAGCGGAACCGCCGGCAGCGAAGGTCAAGCGCAAAACCGGACAGATCGCAAGCAAAATATGATTTATGTGAAACTGATTTATGTGATCAACACCCTAACCTGCGTTAATATCTATATTTTAACAATGTCTGGCAGTTTATGACCTATATTCATACGAACATGGTATATGTATAATatgaatcagatttaaataaatacatggcTAAACCCACGTATACTACTTGTTTTACATTAAGAAGTAAAATACACAAAAGCGAAGGAGCATCTTACCTCTTTTTATAGTACGAGAAAAGTCGGCTTTCCAGACGATTTCACGGGCAATGATGAAACTACGCCGGTAAATTTACCTTCTTCTTCGATACCGAATGTAACTCACATGCAACTTCCTTTTGCGTCATAAATACGTAAATGTCATGTCATTCCAATGTATTGCAGTTTCACGTCTGACTGTCAATAACGACCATTTAAAAATTCATATTTCAGTAAACGATTGCTTTCTATTCTTTCATAAACTATCGTTCATGTACTTCTAttgcatattttaatgtatttgttACAAACAAGAGCAATATTGTGTTAAACaccatttcccagaatgcaacaaGGTTGTTGAGCACGTGATTTACGGAGTAGCGGTTGGGGAAAAATGGCCGGGCACACGCGTTTAAGGAAACATCAcaaaccaccccccaccccttttcGACGTAGGTATAttgaattttattttgtaacATTTGTTCATTGTTGTAACTGCACATTTTAGGCTGTAAATATGGATCTGCTACGCTTTGGATACCAAAATTTACGGGCTTCtagagggagagaaaaaaaatcacatgatGTGACGTGATGGAAGCATGAAAATTAGATCCGTGTGCGTCTGATTTAAATCGTTGTTTGAACTCTAACCTGTCCGACAATTATGCAACGCAGTTTAAGTTTTTTTCTCGGGGGTGATTTCTACTCGGTGGGACAGCAGATAACGTAGTCATCCGACAAACTTAAGGGAAATTAATCTTATTGACCCCAagcggggggcggcatggtggtgcagtggttagcactgttgcctcacacttctgggacccgggttcgagtctccgcccgtgtgtggagtttgcatgttctccccatgtcgtcatggggtttcctccgggtcctcacagtccaaaaaaatgaggctgattggagttactaaattgcccatagatgtgccTGTGTGAAtaaattgtgtgagtgtgcccagcgacccagtaggataagccttttggaaaatggatggatgaccccAAGCGCTACTTGCTGTCCGTCTCCCTTAATCGTCTACTGCGGTGTAATGCGAGGTGTTTTTCCCGTTATTTGCCAAAACTAG
Coding sequences within it:
- the higd1a gene encoding HIG1 domain family member 1A, mitochondrial is translated as MSAIETYDESESKFLRKAKESPFVPIGMAGFASIVAYGLYKLKTRGNTKMSVHLIHMRVAAQGFVVGAMTLGVVYSMCKEYFAKPSQQGKAQLDK